In Bradyrhizobium symbiodeficiens, the genomic stretch CTGCACCGGCCCCGAGGAATTGCCGGCCGCGATGATGCAGGCCATGCCCATCTGCTTGGCGCGGATGATGCGTTCCTCGATGATCTGCGAGGGGTCGCCGCCACCCAGGCTCATATTGGCGACGTCGATGCCGTGCTCCATGCAGTAATCGAGCGCAGAGACGAGATCGCTGAACCTGCCGCCGGGGAAGATGCGACAGACATGGATTTCCGCCGACGGCGCGAAGCCGCGGATTCCGCCACCGGGGCCGACCGGACCGCCGGCGATGATCCCGGCGCAATGCGAGCCATGGCCGATCGTGTCGACGGTCCACGCCGCCTTGTCGTTGCCGACGATGCTGGTGCCCACCGTGATGCCGTGCAAATTGCGATGGGTCGGCGCCAGGCCGGAATCGATGATCGCGATCTTGATGCCGGCGCCATTGAAGGACGGCGGCAGGCGATCGAGCCCCATCGCGCGCTCGCCCCAACCCGTCAATTGCTGGCCGGGGAAGTTGCGCAAGACCGCGCCGAGCGCCCTCACGGCGATCCGGTTGACGCTGTTGGGAACGAGCTGCGGACGATCGAGCCAGAAGGTCCAGTAGTCGATCTTGGGTTTGACGAGGATCGAGCGGATCGTCTCCGGCGTTTCGCCCTGCAGGGTCACCGTGGCACGGCCGCTGGCGTCGGTGATGCCCTGAGCCGGCCACATGCTGCCGAACACATAGACCTCGGCTTCGGGCAGCGGGCCGTCCTGGCCCAGCACTTCGATCGTCGTGGTGAAGCCGTCGGCCAGCGGCGTCAGCACGCCCGGATTGGGAAGCTGCGGCGTGGAGGGGTCGAGCATGTAGGCCAGCCGCTCGTCACGCTCCACCGCGCAACGCCCCTGGGCCTGGGTCTGCAGCAGCTTGGCCTTGTCGGGAGTCATCTTGGCGAGAACCAGCGGACTGAGCGGCACCTGTCCGAGTTCCGCGCTCTGAAATCCGAACAGGCGCGGCGGAGAGACCGTCTTCACCACTTCGATGTCGGGGCTGTTGGTGAGCTGCTGGGTCAGGAAGTCGACGCTGAAGGTCGCAAGCCCGGGCTGCTGCTGCGGCGCGATCATGAATTGCGATCGGCGCGATGCGATCGTGACGGGCCCCTGCCCTGGTGCCGGCGACTGGCCGGCCTCGAGTGCGGGATGCGCGCCGTTGCCGTTTGCCGCCGGTTCGGTCGCATTGCTCTCAGCCGGCCCGGACGTTCCTGGTTTGCCTCTCGTGGCCATTCCAGCCTCCTTGATGTTTTGCGTGTCCAATGTTTGCCGACCGAAATCAGTCGGCATCGAATGGCTTCAGCGCTGAATCCGGTTCGACCACGAGCGTGGCAAACGTCGATTTCAGGCGATCGGCCTGTGTCTTCGTCATCGAAAGGACGACGACGTCGGGAGCGACCTGCGCTATTCGCGTCACGCCGGGTTCACGCCGCAGGTGTTCGTTGAGCTGACCGGACCGGACCGGGTCTCCCTGCACGATGAATTGCTGCGATGTGTTCGAATCCGCCATCGGGTTTCCCTTCATTCTGTGTGCAGGGGCGGGCTTGCGCCCGCCCGCTGCGTGTCGGGTCTAGTGCATCGTGCCACCGGGCTGGCCGGCGTTGAAGACGCCGAGCTGGCGGCCGATATCGAGGCCGGTCTGGGCGCCCTGGCCGAGCTTCTTCAGCACGCTCCAGAAGCTCTGCAGCTCCATGTCGGTCGGCGGCGCGGCCGCGGCCGGCTGCAGGCCCGGCTGGCCTGCGCTGAACACGCCGAGCTGGCGGCCGATATCGAGGCCGGTCTGGGCGCCCTGGCCGATCTTCTTCAGCACGCTCCAGAAGCTCTGCAGCTCCATGTCGGTCGGCGGTGCGGCCGCGGCCGGCTGCAGGCCGGGCTGGCCGGCGCTGAACACGCCGAGCTGGTGGCCGATATCGAGGCCGGTCTGGGCGCCCCGACCGATCTTCTTCAGCACGCTCCAGAAGCTCTGCAGCTCCATGTCGGTCGGCGGCGCGGCCGCGGCCGGCTGCAGGCCCGGCTGGTCGGCGCTGAACACGCCGAGCTGATGACCGATGTTCACGCCGGTCTGCACGCCCTGGCCGATCTTCTTCAGCACGCTCCAGAAGCTCTGCAGCTCCATGTCGGTCGGCGGCGCGGCCGCGGCCGGCTGCAGGCCCGGCTGGTCGGCGCTGAACACGCCGAGCTGGTGACCGATGTTCACGCCGGTCTGCACGCCCTGGCCGATCTTCTTCAGCACGCTCCAGAAGCTCTGCAGCTCCATGTCGGTCGGCGGCGCGGCCGCGGCCGGCTGCAGGCCCGGCTGGCCGGCGCTGAACACGCCGAGCTGGTGACCGATGTTCACGCCGGTCTGCACGCCCTGCCCGATCTTCTTCAGCACGCTCCAGAAGCTCTGCAGCTCCATGTCGGTCGGCGGCGCGGCTGCGGCCGGCTGCAGGCCCGGCTGGCCGGCGCTGAACACACCGAGCTGGTGACCGATGTTCACGCCGGTCTGCACGCCCTGGCCGATCTTCTTCAGCACGCTCCAGAAGCTCTGCAGCTCCATGTCGGAGACCTGCACGGAGCCTTGCGCCGAACCTTGCGCCATGTCCGGACCGGCGGAAAACGGCAGGAAACCTCCGCCGATGTTTCCGACGATACCGCCGATGTTCTTTCCCCTCTTGCCGCCGAGCAGATTACCGATAACGCGTCCGGCCGCACCGCCGAGGATGGAGCCGAAAATCCCCTGCGGGTCCAGTTGGCCGTAATCCTCGTACTGCTGCTGTGTTCCAGTCATGATCAAAATCTCCTGATGAAGTGCCTGACCCGCGAGCGACAATTGCTTCCCGAAGGAGTCGGGATCACTGGTGCGAGCGGCTGAAGCTACGACAGGGATCGTGATGCAGGCGTCACGTCGAGCGTGAAAGTTGCGTCAAAGTTTTTGGCGCGGGGCAATTTGAGCGAGACAGATCTCGGCGACGCGCAGAACATGCGGCGAAGCTCGCTCTGCAGTCGTTCGGTCTCCTGCTCCGGCACTGCGCGAACGTCCCGCCACAGCACGGAGCGGCAAAGATCATACTGACGCAACGCGTCGGCACGGCGGCCTTGCTGCGCATAACAGCGCATCAAGATGCGATGGACATTCTCCTGAAGCGGGTCGATGGCGAGAATACGCAGCGCGAGCGCGATCGCGACATCCATGTGTTCGCGCTTGTCGGCGTCCAGCAGGCCTGCGAGTGCCTGCATCGCCAGTGTTCTCAGTCGCTGGCGCTCGGCAGAGAGCCAGGCCTCGAATTGGCAAGAGGTCGAGCCGAGGCCGTCGAGAAGGTCGCCTCGATAAAGCATCGCCGCACGGGCCAGCCTTTCGGGATCGCCTTCCCGGAGCAGGCGCTCGAATTCCCCGACATCGGTACTGATGGCGGCCGGGCAGATCCGGATGTCGTCGCGATCGGCCGAGATCACGTCGGGATATTGCGGCAGCACGCGCCGCAATGTGAGCAGAGCTTGTCGAAGGCTGGCGCGTGCGCGATCGCTGAAGTGGCCGTCCCATAGCAGCGTCGCGAGCTTGCCACGTGAAATGGCCCGTGGGGAACTGAGCGCGACATAGCCCAGCAGAGTTGCAGCCTTGCGGCTGGGGATCAGTACCGACTCACCGGAAGCAGAAACTACCTCGACACCGCCGAAGAGATTGATTTGGAGCAGCGACATTGTCCTTGTCCTTCGGTCATTGTCCTCTGTCCCTCACTTCATGCACGCGCGAACATTCTTATTCTGACCATGATCGCCAACGATGCGGACAGCACCCACCGCCCACACGTCATCGACCGGGTCGAAATGTTCGCGGCCACCATACAACCTGAATTAGACAAAGCAACGGAAGTCGATTGGCATCGCGTCAGCAAATTGTGAGGCCGCTAATTTTCGATGTGTGAGATAGCCCATAGGCAGATTGCGAATTGCAGGCGCGGTAATCGCTTGCATTTGATGCGTTATCGACTGCAACGACGGAACGACTGCGCGGGGTGCATGACATCTCACGCTGAACACTGTGCAAATGTCGTTGCGTCGCTGCGAAGGTTGCGTGCGGTGTTCGACGCACGCAAGCATGCGGTGCATTTGCCGTGCTCGGCTTGAACGGCGGAGCCGGCACCACGCATCAGGACGTGCGTCAGAAAGCCGCTGCGCCTGCGTCAGTCACGGTCACCGATTTCGTCTGGATGGAAGCGCACACGAAGGCGAGGAGGGGGTTCCCTCATTCCAGAGCACAGTTTGGAACTTCAACGCCGCAAGCAGCGCCGCGCACCGACCGATGCTTCGCATCGACGAGGGCGCTGCGACCGGGGCGCGCCGCAACTATGAGCCACTCGTGCCCTTCCGCTCCTCGCGCTCGGCCTCGACCTGCCGTTCCGCTTCGAGCCAGAACTCAAGCTCGCGATGGCTTGGCCGGCCCGCACGCTCCCAGAGTTCGTAGGCACGCGTGCGCACCTGGCCACGCCGCATCAGGCGACCGAGCTTTCGCTTCATCTCCTCGGCAAAACTTCGGAAGCGCTGGCCGGTGGTTTCGTCCCTGACGAGCGCGGCCGCTCGCGTGGCGAGTTCGATCTGGTGCTCAATCTTCTTCTGCTCGTCCACCGCCGACCCTGCCGTGGGAAAGGATTGTTTTCAGCGCCTTTGCTGTTCTGAGATCGAATTCCTTCGGGGAGGGTCCGTTCCCTCGGCAATTGCGACGGGGAGAGTGAGGCGAAGGCGGTCGGGTTCAGGCGGGACAACGCAGCTCAGCGCCACGTCGTGTCGGCTTCGACGATCACCGCGCGCGTTTCCGGATCTTCGGTCGTGTTGCAGGTCCAGGGCATGCCCTCACCGCAGCGGCAGCGCCGAGTTGTTCGCCTCAGGCCCGGAGCGGATGGCTTTCGCAGACCCATCCCAGACCCTGGCAGAAGGGGCAATTCTCGTCGGTCACAACGTATCCGGCGTCCGCAGCGTGTTCGACTTGTCCTCGTTGCGCAGCTCCTGCTCGGCGGCATTCCAAAACTCATCGTCACGGCCTTCGGGCCTGCCGGCCTGCTCCCACAAGCGGTGCGCGCGTTCTCTGATGTCTTGCTCGGTCGGCTCGGACAATTTTTCGTCTCCTCTGATGAAGCACGGCCCCACCCTGGGGGGCATGGGGGCTTTGGAGGCGGGGCCGTGCAGGCCAGCGATCGGCGGCGATGCTGGCCCGCCGAGTCAAGCTTCGATCGGGCGCGGGAGTTCCAATGCGCGCGCGCAGAGACGCGGCGCGCCAACGCGGCTCGGGGCCAAGCCTTAGTCCGAGCTTTGCGCGACAGATATCGGGAGTGGTTGGAAATTGTTGGTAGCGGGAGAGGGACTCGAACCCCCGACCCCAGGATTATGATTCCCGTGCTCTAACCAGCTGAGCTACCCCGCCACAGGGATCGCGAACGGCGGCTAAACGCCGATCTCGCGAACGCGCGGCATATAAAGAAGGGGGCGGCGGGAAGTCAATCCGCCTTCGCGCGAGCTTCGGCGCGACAAGCCGCTTTGGGGGTGGATAAACAGCCCGTTCGGCGCGGATTCCGGCCTCTCCCCGCGTGCCGGGAGAGGCAGAGAGAATCGTGCCTATTTCGGCCTCACATTGGGGTCGCCGCCGGGGCTACCGGGAGGCGGGATCACCGGGGTGGTGCCGCCAGACTCGGGTGCCGGGGCGTGCATCTCGGGATCGACGCCGGCGGGCGGGCAGAGCACGCCGTCGGATTTTGCCAGCCTGTCGCCGAGCGGTTCCCGGGACTGGCCGGTGGTGGTGCCGTCGGGGCCGCGGTTCGGGCGGTCCTGCGGGGCGCAATTGGTTGCATGTTGCGGGACGGCGGCGCGGTCGCTTGCGGCGGCGTCGCGGGGGCGGGTGGAGCCTGCGCGATCGCGCTGCCTGAGGCGGCGATGAGGAGGCTGACCAGAATGATGTTCGATGTGGTGCGCATGGGAGGGAAACGCGCCGATCACGGCGCGTGTTCCCGCGACACGATCACGATTTGTGGTAGCGGATCAGCGAAAAGTGCCCCATCGGCGGCATCGGCCTCCGCTCGGCCAGCGTGATGCCGCCGTGCCTGGCCGCCCAATTCACCAAGCGGGCCCACGGGAATTCCGGGCGCCAGCCGAGGCGGCGGGCGATGGGGGCGAAGGCGAGCTCGAACAGCTTGCGCGGACCGCTCTCGGCGCCGATGTGGTTGACCAGGATCAGCTCGCCGCCGGGCTTGAGCACGCGCACGAACTCGTCGAGCGTGCCTTCGGGATCGGGCACCGCGGTGATGACATATTGCGCCACCACCGCGTCGAAGAAGTTCTCGGGGAAGGCGAGATTCTTTGCGTCCATCACCGAGAGCACTTCGACATTGGAGAGCCGCAGCGCACGCACGCGCGCCTGCGCCTTGCGCAGCATCGGCTCGGAGATGTCGACACCGCAGATCTTCGTGGTGCGCGAATAGTCGGACAGCGAAAGCCCGGTGCCGACGCCGACGTCGAGGATGCGGCCGCCGATGCGGTCGGCTTCCGCGATGGTCGACTGCCGTCCGGCGTCGAACACCTTGCCGAACACGAGATCATAGACCGGCGCCCAGCGGCCATAGGCCTTCGCGACCCCGGCCCGCGAGATATCTGCTGCCATGCCCCCTGCCCTGAATTTTTTTAGCCGCGGACCGCTTCCACCAGCGGCCTCGCGCTATTGCTCGCGATCTTCGCCGCGGCGCTTTGAATAAAGCCGCCGCCGAGCACGCGCGCCTGCCCGCTGGGCGCGTCGTAGAACACGCAGGCTTGTCCCGGCGAGACGCCCTCCTCGCCGCCGACGAGCTCGACCTCGTAATGGCCGCCTGCGCCGCGCAGCCAGGCGGGCTGCGGCGCGCGCGTCGAGCGCACGCGCACGAACAATTCGAGGCCGGCGCCGACGGCGCGGTCGATGTCGCCGCCGCCGATCCAGTTGACGTCGCGAAGCGCGATGCGGTGCATCTTCAGGGCATCGCGCGGGCCGACGACGACGCGGCGGTTGGCTGCCTCCAGCCGCACCACGAACAGCGGCGCGTGAGCCGCGATGCCGAGGCCGCGGCGCTGGCCGACGGTGAAATTGGCGATGCCGTTGTGGCGGCCGAGCACGCGCCCGTCGAGATCGACGATGTCGCCGGGGTCCATCGCATTGGGACGCAGGCGCGTGATGATGTCGGTGTAGCGCCCCGTCGGCACGAAGCAGATGTCCTGGCTGTCGTGCTTGTCGGCAACCGACAGGCCGAAGCGGCGCGCCAGCTCGCGCGTCTCGGGCTTGGTCATGTCGCCGAGCGGGAAGCGCAGGAAGTCGAGCTGTGACTGCGTGGTCGCAAACAGGAAATAGCTCTGGTCGCGGTCGGCATCGGCCGCGCAGACCAGCGCGCGCGAGCCGTCGTCGCGGCGGCGCGAGGCGACGTAATGGCCGGTGGCGAGCGCCTGCGCGCCGAGCTCGCGCGCGGTCTTCAGGAGGTCGCGGAACTTGACGCTGCGGTTGCACTCGATGCACGGCACCGGCGTCTCGCCGAGCGCGTAGCTGTCGGCGAAATTGTCGATGACGGATTCGCGGAAGCGATCCTCGTAGTCGAGCACGTAATGGGGAATGCCGAGTTTTGCCGCGACGTCGCGGGCGTCGTGGATGTCCTGGCCGGCGCAGCAGGCACCCTTGCGGTGGGTCGCCGCGCCATGGTCGTAGAGCTGCAGCGTGATGCCGACGACGTCGTAGCCTTCCGCCTTGAGAAGCGCAGCCGTCGTCGAGGAATCGACCCCGCCCGACATGGCGACGACGACCCTGGTGTCCTCAGGACGGCCTTCGAGATCCAGACTGTTGAGCATGGGCCTTTGAGGGTTGTGACGGCGGCGTGCGGCGATCCGCGATTTCATGCCTCTCGCGGGACGTCGTCGATCCCCGGGAACTTTGGTTCCCGCAAGGCACGACTGCCCGGTCGAAAGCGGCTGAGAGTAACCTCTTTAATATAGGCGGCACTCCGGTGAAGCAATCACGCACGCCGCCAGCTTAGGGCAATTCTTGCCGGGGAGGCAGAAATGACGGGGTCGCGGCTGCCCCCGCGGCGACAGGGTCAAATGATCAACATATTGATCTTATTATATAAATAGACATGTCGCGGCGCTGGCCCGCTCCTTGCTCCCTTGGATGCGAAGTTGTTTCCAAGGGGTCGCCTGTGGTCAGTCGTACGTCAGATGTCGTGGCCAGCGTGCCAGTTCCGAGCGCGCAGCAAAAGCCTGCGCGGTCGCAGAGCGCCAGAGAGGCGTCCGCGAACGACTCCTTCGGCTCGCTGGTCGACAGCAACACCCAGGCGATCGACAGCAATGCGGCCTCGCAGGCCCAGGATAGCGCGCCGCGGCGGAGCGATCCGTCCTCCGCTGACAAGGGCCTGCGCGACACCTCGCCCACCGATCAATCCTCGCAGAGCAGGGCGAGCGACGACACATCGGCGTCCGCCAGGGACGACAGGACGAACGACACGACCACCGATCCGGCCAAGGACGCCGGCAAGGCCAAGGAAAAGGACAAGGACAAGAATAAGGCCGAGGCATCAGACGCCAAATCGGCTGATACCTCCGGTAAAACCAAGGACGACAAGACCGAGGGCACCGACACGCTCACCGCCGCCATCGATGCCGCAGCAACCGCGCCGGCCGACGCGACGCAGGCCGCCGTGCCTGATCCGAATGCCATCGCGATTGCCGCGCCGGTCGTCCCTGCCGATCCGAACGCGGCTGCCGACCAGGCCGCCACCACCTCGCCGCTGACGATCGCCGCCGCCGGCATCGCCGCCAGCGCCTCGACCGCGGCGCAGATCGCGGGCACCAAGACCGACACCGCCACGCCGGCCGACAAGAGCGCCAAGACCGCCGGCGCCAAGGTCGATGCCGACACCTCCGCGACGCTGGCCGATGCCGCGACCGCGACAACCGACGCAGCCGCGACCGACGCCAAGCCGAATGGCGGCCTGATCCCCGTCAACCAGGGCACGCCGAAGACCTCGTTCCAGGCCGCCGTCGCCACCGCGCAAGGACAGTCCGACGTTTCCGATATCGGCCAGGACGCCGGCCAGGCAAACGCGGCCCCGACACAAGCGCCGGGCGCTGCGACCGCCAACACCGCCGCGCATCCGCAAGCCGCGAAGCCGCAGGCGGATGGCGCAGGGACCGAGGCCAAGGCCTCGGACCGCACCGCCGATGCAACCCAGGGCGCGCCGACCACGCTTCCTCATGCGGGCGCGCAAGGCGCGGTCGCCTCGACCGACACCAGCGCGCAGGCCGCCTCCGCCGTGCAGGCGCCATTCACCAATACGACCTCGACTGCGTCCGCTTCGACCGCGACGCTGACCGCAACCGCGGCCGGTGCGACGACGGTGCCGATCAACGGCGTGCCGGTGGAGATCGCGGCGGCGATCCGCTCCGGCAAGTCCCGCTTCGACATCAGCCTCGACCCGGCCGAGCTCGGCCGTATCGACGTCCGCATCAATGTCGACCGCAACGGCAACGTCACCTCGCATCTCACGGTGGAGAAGCCGGAGACGCTGCAACTACTGCGCCAGGACGCGCCGCAATTGCAGCGCGCGCTCGACGATGCCGGCCTCAAGTCCGGCAGCAACGGGCTGTCCTTCAGCCTGCGCGACCAGAATTCATCGGGCCAGAACTCCGGCCAGAACAACGACAATGGCGGCAATGCACGCCGGCTGATCATCAGCGAGGACGACACCACTGCTGCCGCACCCGTCGGGCGCGGCTATGGCCGCATGTTCGGGCCGAGCGGTGGCGTCGACATCAGAGTGTGAGGGAGTATTCGACATGACCACCACGACTGGCGCTACCGCTCCTACCGTCGTCTCCGGGACCACCGACCTCCCGAAATCCTCCTCGTCGGACTCGCTGGGCTCGACCACGGGATCGACGCTCGCCGGCAACTTCCAGACCTTCCTGACGCTGCTGACCACGCAGCTGCAGAACCAGAACCCGCTGGATCCGCTCGACACCAACCAGTTCACCCAGCAGTTGGTGCAGTTCGCCGGCGTCGAGCAGCAGCTCAAGACCAACGATTCGCTGTCCCAGCTCGTCACCCTGCAGCAGACCACGCAGGCGACCCAGGCGCTGGGCTTCGTCGGCAAGACCGCTCTGGTCGACGGCACCACCGCGACCATGACGAACTCGTCCGCGACCTGGCATCTCAACGTGCCGACCGACTCCACCGTCGACATCACCGTCGCCAATTCCACCGGCCAGACCGTGTTCACCGGCAAATACACCGCCGGCGCCGGCACCGACGTCCCCTTCACCTGGGGCGGCATGGGCAATGACGGCACGCAATGGCCCGACGGCAAGTACACCATCACGGCTACCGGCAAGGACATCGCCAACAACAATGTCGGCATCGCAGCCCAGGTGCAGGGCGTGGTGTCCTCGGTCGACTTGACCCAATCGCCGCCGCTGCTCACCATCGACGGCGCCAGCTACACGCTAAGCCAGGTGAAGAGCATCATCGCCACCGGCAGCAATTGAGGCCCGCGCAAAAGCCACACCCAAGATGTCATCCCGGCGAAAGCCGGGATCCATAACCACCAAAGGCAATTTGGCTAAGACATTCTCGGTAGTGCTACCCGCGTCACATCGATAGATCACGCGGTATCGGTTCCGGCCTTCGCCGGGACGACTACAAAGGCCTTGCAGCACCACCGCGCAGGCCCCGTTCGTTAGTAAAGTATTTACGAAGACCCCGCCCGACCCGCTGAAATTGCGTTTTCAGCGCCTCGGGCCGGTCGCGTTCCAGCAAGTTTCAACGAGAATTGTATTGAAGCCTTAGGCTTAGCGGATTTTTAAGCCGCGATGCGTAGGGTTGTGAAGTGAGTTCAGTGGTTGAGAGTTTGTGAGTACGCCATGACAGAACCCCATCGCCCGAGGGTAAAATACGTCATCGGGCCGGACGGCAGTCCGTTGACGATCGCGGACCTGCCTGCACCCGGCACCAAACGCTGGGTCATCCGCCGCAAGGCCGAAGTCGTCGCCGCCGTCCGTGGCGGACTTCTCTCGCTTGAGGAGGCCTGCAGCCGTTATACCCTGACGGTCGACGAATTCCTTTCCTGGCAGTTTTCCATCGACCAGCATGGTCTGGCGGGTCTTCGCACCACCCGCATCCAGCAATATCGCCAGTAGGCGATCCGGAAATCTGCGGCTTTTGACGAAAATCGGCCCCGCCCCGCGAGGCCGATTTTTTTCATGTCCGCCTTTTGCGCGACTTTTGTCCGACCTCTTAACCTTCGTTAACCATATCGAAACCATCACCTAGGCAATAATTGCCCAGTCGGCCTTTCCGGTGAAAGCGGCCGAATCTGTTGGGGCGGTTGCTTGCAAGGTCTTGCGGACTTTCTGAAGAGTATCGGCGCCGCCCGGTTCGGGGCGATGATCGCGGTCACCGCCGCGCTCATCGGCTTTTTCGCGTTCGTCATCATGCGCGTCACGACGCCGCAGATGACGACGCTGTTCACCGACCTCAGCGTCGAGGATTCCTCCGGCATTATCAAGGACCTGGAACGCCAGGGCATCCAGTTCGAGATCCGCAACGAGGGCAGCATCATCATGGTGCCCAAGGACAAGGTCACGCGCCTGCGGATGAAGCTCGCCGAGGGCGGCCTGCCCAAGGGCGGCGGCGTCGGCTACGAGGTGTTCGACAAGTCGGACGCCCTCGGCACCACCTCCTTCGTCCAGAACATCAATCACCTCCGCGCGCTGGAAGGCGAGCTCGCCCGCACCATCCGCGCCATCGACCGCATCCAGGCCGCCCGCGTCCATCTGGTGCTGCCCGAGCGCCCGCTGTTCGCCCGCGAGGCGCCGGAGCCGTCGGCCTCGATCGTGGTCCGGGTCCGCGGCGCGCTGGAAGCCCAGCAGATCCGCGCCATCCGTCACCTCGTCGCCTCCGCCGTCAACGGCCTGAAGCCGCAGCGGGTCTCGATCGTCGACGAGGCCGGCCAGCTGCTCGCCGACGGCGCCGCCACCGACCCGGAGCAGGCGGTCGGCGACGAGCGCCGCATCAACTTCGAGAAGCGGATCCGCAAGCAGGTCGAGGACATCGTCTCCTCGGTGGTCGGCTCCGGCCGCGCCCGCGTCCAGCTCTCCGCCGATTTCGACTTCAACAAGATCACCCAGACCTCGGACAAGTTCGACCCCGAGGGCCGGGTGCTGCGCTCGAGCCAGACCCGCGAAGAGCAGAGCATGACCGCCGACAACAACGGCCAGGTCACCGTCAACAACGAGCTGCCCGGCAACCAGCAGAACAGCGGCGCCACGGCCAAGGACCAGAGCAAGAAGTCCGAAGAGACCAACAACTACGAGATATCCCGCACCACCAAGACCGAAGTGACCGAGGCCGGCAGGGTCAACCGCATCTCGGTCGCGGTGCTGGTCGACGGCATCTACACCAAGAACGACAAGGGCGAGCTGGTCTACACCGACCGCACCAAGGAGCAGCTCGACCGCATCGCCACCCTGGTGCGCTCGGCGATCGGCTTCGACCAGAAGCGCGGCGACCAGGTCGAGGTCGTCAACCTGCGCTTTGCAGATGCGCCCTCCACCACCCCGATCAGCGAGCCCTCCGGCTTCCTCGGCATGCTCCAGTTCACCAAGGACGACGTCATGTACTTCGTCGAACTCGGCGTGATGATGCTGCTCGGCCTGATCGTGCTGTTCCTGGTGATCCGCCCGCTGGTCAAGCGCATCCTGGCCTCCGACGAAGTCGCCGCTGCCATCTCCGGCGTGCTCTCCGGCCCGGCCGCCTCGGAAGAGACCGCGCCAGCCGGCCAGGCACTGCTGCCGAGCGGCGCCGCCAGCGCGATCGACGTCGCCACCGTCCAGGGCCAGGTTCACGCCCAGTCCGTTCATCGCGTCGGCGAGCTCGCCGAGCGCAACCCCAACGAAACCGTCGCCATCATCCGCCAGTGGCTGACCGAACCAACCAAGTGATCCGAACCAAGTAATCCTAGCCAAGAAACCTAGCAGTGAATCAAGAAGTGATCTGACATGGCCGGAAATCTGCAAAACGCCAACTCCAACGACATCACCAACGTGATCTCCACGCTCGGCCAGCGTGCCGGCAGTCGCGCGGGGCAGACCGAGGCGGTGGCAGGACCCAAGCGCGCCGCGATCCTGATGCTGGCGCTGGGCGAGCAGTATGGCGGCAAGATCTGGTCGATGCTCGACGACGACGAGGTGCGCCAGCTCTCGCTCGAGATGTCGACGCTGGGCACCGTCGAGGTCGACACGGTCGAGGACATGCTGCTCGAGTTCGTCTCGCGCATGTCGGCCTCGGGCGCGCTGATGGGCAATTTCGACGCCACCGAACGGCTGCTC encodes the following:
- a CDS encoding S8 family serine peptidase; this encodes MATRGKPGTSGPAESNATEPAANGNGAHPALEAGQSPAPGQGPVTIASRRSQFMIAPQQQPGLATFSVDFLTQQLTNSPDIEVVKTVSPPRLFGFQSAELGQVPLSPLVLAKMTPDKAKLLQTQAQGRCAVERDERLAYMLDPSTPQLPNPGVLTPLADGFTTTIEVLGQDGPLPEAEVYVFGSMWPAQGITDASGRATVTLQGETPETIRSILVKPKIDYWTFWLDRPQLVPNSVNRIAVRALGAVLRNFPGQQLTGWGERAMGLDRLPPSFNGAGIKIAIIDSGLAPTHRNLHGITVGTSIVGNDKAAWTVDTIGHGSHCAGIIAGGPVGPGGGIRGFAPSAEIHVCRIFPGGRFSDLVSALDYCMEHGIDVANMSLGGGDPSQIIEERIIRAKQMGMACIIAAGNSSGPVQFPASTPHCLAVAALGKWGEFPDDSYHSQQALDGFQSRDGYFPAKFSCFGPEVDVCAPGVGIVSSLPADGFGAWDGTSMATPHVTGLAALVLAHHPDFTKGNFQNRDARRVERLFQILKETATPLQFGDPNRTGAGLPNAMRALGLETGVAPVASATDPALATLRRLLGLPPAEAPSMVPASAPAPQSAASMHAGAGSVARGPAQTAGAMTLQSVDPTQSGSSYVARGPAQTASAAFVPTMMDPDPAQIRQIMHKVGLL
- the mnmA gene encoding tRNA 2-thiouridine(34) synthase MnmA encodes the protein MLNSLDLEGRPEDTRVVVAMSGGVDSSTTAALLKAEGYDVVGITLQLYDHGAATHRKGACCAGQDIHDARDVAAKLGIPHYVLDYEDRFRESVIDNFADSYALGETPVPCIECNRSVKFRDLLKTARELGAQALATGHYVASRRRDDGSRALVCAADADRDQSYFLFATTQSQLDFLRFPLGDMTKPETRELARRFGLSVADKHDSQDICFVPTGRYTDIITRLRPNAMDPGDIVDLDGRVLGRHNGIANFTVGQRRGLGIAAHAPLFVVRLEAANRRVVVGPRDALKMHRIALRDVNWIGGGDIDRAVGAGLELFVRVRSTRAPQPAWLRGAGGHYEVELVGGEEGVSPGQACVFYDAPSGQARVLGGGFIQSAAAKIASNSARPLVEAVRG
- a CDS encoding flagellar hook-length control protein FliK, which encodes MVSRTSDVVASVPVPSAQQKPARSQSAREASANDSFGSLVDSNTQAIDSNAASQAQDSAPRRSDPSSADKGLRDTSPTDQSSQSRASDDTSASARDDRTNDTTTDPAKDAGKAKEKDKDKNKAEASDAKSADTSGKTKDDKTEGTDTLTAAIDAAATAPADATQAAVPDPNAIAIAAPVVPADPNAAADQAATTSPLTIAAAGIAASASTAAQIAGTKTDTATPADKSAKTAGAKVDADTSATLADAATATTDAAATDAKPNGGLIPVNQGTPKTSFQAAVATAQGQSDVSDIGQDAGQANAAPTQAPGAATANTAAHPQAAKPQADGAGTEAKASDRTADATQGAPTTLPHAGAQGAVASTDTSAQAASAVQAPFTNTTSTASASTATLTATAAGATTVPINGVPVEIAAAIRSGKSRFDISLDPAELGRIDVRINVDRNGNVTSHLTVEKPETLQLLRQDAPQLQRALDDAGLKSGSNGLSFSLRDQNSSGQNSGQNNDNGGNARRLIISEDDTTAAAPVGRGYGRMFGPSGGVDIRV
- a CDS encoding AfsR/SARP family transcriptional regulator, producing MSLLQINLFGGVEVVSASGESVLIPSRKAATLLGYVALSSPRAISRGKLATLLWDGHFSDRARASLRQALLTLRRVLPQYPDVISADRDDIRICPAAISTDVGEFERLLREGDPERLARAAMLYRGDLLDGLGSTSCQFEAWLSAERQRLRTLAMQALAGLLDADKREHMDVAIALALRILAIDPLQENVHRILMRCYAQQGRRADALRQYDLCRSVLWRDVRAVPEQETERLQSELRRMFCASPRSVSLKLPRAKNFDATFTLDVTPASRSLS
- a CDS encoding DUF2934 domain-containing protein is translated as MSEPTEQDIRERAHRLWEQAGRPEGRDDEFWNAAEQELRNEDKSNTLRTPDTL
- a CDS encoding class I SAM-dependent methyltransferase, with amino-acid sequence MAADISRAGVAKAYGRWAPVYDLVFGKVFDAGRQSTIAEADRIGGRILDVGVGTGLSLSDYSRTTKICGVDISEPMLRKAQARVRALRLSNVEVLSVMDAKNLAFPENFFDAVVAQYVITAVPDPEGTLDEFVRVLKPGGELILVNHIGAESGPRKLFELAFAPIARRLGWRPEFPWARLVNWAARHGGITLAERRPMPPMGHFSLIRYHKS
- a CDS encoding DUF2934 domain-containing protein, with protein sequence MDEQKKIEHQIELATRAAALVRDETTGQRFRSFAEEMKRKLGRLMRRGQVRTRAYELWERAGRPSHRELEFWLEAERQVEAEREERKGTSGS